Proteins encoded within one genomic window of Bacillus sp. F19:
- a CDS encoding endonuclease/exonuclease/phosphatase family protein → MKLLTLNCHSWQEENQMEKIKTLAKTIQEKSYDVIALQEVSQLEDEPVVYDQLKKNNYALVLLDELKQLGVTDYHLVWGFAHMGYPGYEEGLAILSKHPITNNEIFFVTNGQNTWKARSIVCATIQYNERLLSFYSCHLGWWHDEEEPCKFQMDSLLQKLDRSHPFFLMGDFNNSADIRDEGYDYLLSNGLYDTYKLAEDKDSGITVKGKIAGWDENKQDLRIDLILSSDKIKVLSSKVIFNGEHKPVVSDHYGVETEISM, encoded by the coding sequence ATGAAATTATTAACGCTTAATTGTCACTCTTGGCAAGAAGAAAACCAGATGGAGAAAATCAAAACACTGGCAAAAACAATCCAGGAAAAATCATATGATGTCATTGCCCTTCAGGAAGTCAGCCAGCTTGAAGATGAGCCGGTCGTTTATGATCAGTTAAAAAAGAACAATTATGCGTTAGTTCTTCTCGATGAGCTGAAACAGCTTGGAGTAACTGATTATCATCTCGTTTGGGGTTTTGCCCATATGGGATATCCTGGATACGAGGAAGGCTTGGCCATTTTATCCAAGCATCCTATAACCAATAATGAAATCTTCTTCGTTACCAATGGTCAGAATACCTGGAAAGCCCGGTCAATCGTTTGTGCCACGATTCAATACAATGAGCGATTACTCTCCTTTTACTCATGTCATCTTGGCTGGTGGCATGACGAAGAGGAGCCATGCAAATTCCAGATGGATTCTCTTCTTCAAAAGCTTGACCGATCTCATCCGTTTTTTTTAATGGGTGACTTCAATAACAGCGCTGATATAAGAGATGAAGGTTATGATTACCTCCTGTCAAACGGTTTATATGATACGTATAAACTTGCTGAAGATAAGGATTCAGGTATAACCGTTAAAGGCAAAATTGCCGGCTGGGATGAAAATAAACAAGATTTACGCATTGATTTGATTCTATCAAGTGATAAGATTAAAGTTCTGTCATCCAAAGTTATTTTCAACGGTGAACATAAACCTGTCGTTTCAGATCATTATGGTGTTGAGACAGAGATTAGCATGTAA